One window of the Amycolatopsis mediterranei genome contains the following:
- a CDS encoding ferric reductase-like transmembrane domain-containing protein produces MVETWHDATIFLTQQFQPKTDPAARGLAAFAARTSYAATMLTLTWGVLTATGWIRSVTGRKGLRSTHMVLATATIIFGMVHALGFTYLTVAPYSFAYMFVPFGSGQEARHIAGIVGFEVMFAIFLTAGLQRFTSYRRWLWLHRCAYPAVALIAIHSWFGAIANGHLSVTWLAGITLLVPAVTVSMLRFMPARTLERIGLVEEQVA; encoded by the coding sequence ATGGTTGAGACGTGGCACGACGCGACGATCTTCCTCACCCAGCAGTTCCAGCCGAAGACCGACCCGGCGGCCCGCGGTCTCGCGGCCTTCGCCGCCCGGACGTCCTACGCGGCGACGATGCTGACGCTCACCTGGGGCGTGCTCACCGCGACCGGCTGGATCCGCTCGGTGACCGGCCGCAAGGGCCTGCGCAGCACCCACATGGTGCTGGCCACCGCGACGATCATCTTCGGCATGGTCCACGCGCTGGGCTTCACCTACCTGACGGTCGCCCCGTACAGCTTCGCCTACATGTTCGTCCCGTTCGGCTCCGGACAGGAGGCACGGCACATCGCGGGCATCGTCGGCTTCGAGGTCATGTTCGCCATCTTCCTGACCGCCGGCCTGCAGCGCTTCACGTCCTACCGGCGCTGGCTGTGGCTGCACCGCTGCGCGTACCCGGCGGTGGCGCTCATCGCGATCCACTCCTGGTTCGGGGCCATCGCGAACGGCCACCTCTCGGTCACCTGGCTGGCCGGCATCACGCTGCTCGTCCCGGCCGTGACGGTGTCGATGCTGCGGTTCATGCCGGCCCGCACCCTGGAACGCATCGGACTCGTGGAAGAGCAGGTGGCCTGA
- a CDS encoding DUF4142 domain-containing protein, whose amino-acid sequence MRSASELAGFGFEPPSVLERSRPLVRILFVVVAVLALLAPGSTSLAQTTSVSDTDAVLLTKVRQAGLWEMPSGMMAMEKGSPIVQKIGFAIMMDHGRLDVATRALSQKLNSPVPDQPSDEQRGWLGEEMAASPGPAFDRVFANRLRAAHGQVFAILAQLRAGTRNDDVRAFATVGNQAVLRHMTMLESSGMVDYTALPAPAVSTTAAPTGIQLGLDTSQIAVVGALFLLVGGGLFYVLRQVKSNRGRAKASRPATVRTGGSHG is encoded by the coding sequence ATGCGTTCGGCGTCTGAGCTCGCCGGGTTCGGGTTCGAGCCCCCCTCGGTCCTCGAGCGGTCCCGTCCGCTGGTCCGGATCCTGTTCGTGGTGGTCGCGGTCCTGGCGCTGCTCGCGCCGGGATCGACCTCGCTCGCCCAGACCACCTCGGTGTCCGACACCGACGCCGTGCTCCTGACCAAGGTCCGGCAAGCCGGCCTGTGGGAGATGCCGTCGGGCATGATGGCGATGGAGAAGGGCAGCCCGATCGTCCAGAAGATCGGCTTCGCGATCATGATGGACCACGGCCGCCTCGACGTGGCGACCCGCGCGCTCTCCCAGAAGCTGAACTCGCCGGTCCCCGACCAGCCCTCCGACGAACAGCGCGGCTGGCTCGGCGAGGAGATGGCCGCTTCCCCCGGCCCGGCGTTCGACCGCGTCTTCGCCAACCGGCTGCGCGCGGCGCACGGCCAGGTCTTCGCCATTCTGGCGCAGCTGCGGGCCGGCACCCGCAACGACGACGTGCGTGCCTTCGCGACCGTCGGCAACCAGGCCGTGCTGCGGCACATGACGATGCTCGAGAGCTCCGGGATGGTCGACTACACCGCGCTGCCCGCCCCGGCCGTCTCCACGACCGCCGCGCCCACCGGGATCCAGCTCGGCCTCGACACGTCCCAGATCGCCGTGGTGGGAGCACTGTTCCTGCTGGTCGGTGGCGGCCTGTTCTACGTGCTGCGGCAGGTCAAGAGCAACCGTGGCCGCGCCAAGGCGTCCCGGCCGGCCACCGTGAGAACCGGGGGTAGCCATGGTTGA
- a CDS encoding sigma-70 family RNA polymerase sigma factor — protein MGRHTRALRSIGDQDAVVEPGDGHDDLAKALYQEFGGSLMAFALRLTGHDRQWAEDVVQETLIKAWRNADKLDRQPEMLRAWLFTVARRTVIDGWRSRSVRPQELEEIESDAIAVSDESDRTLAAMIVYEALQGLSPEQREAIQQTYLRDRTVNEVAATLGVPPGTVKSRIHHAVRALRRALRERG, from the coding sequence GTGGGACGGCACACCCGAGCGCTGAGATCCATCGGAGATCAGGATGCCGTCGTCGAGCCCGGCGACGGCCACGACGATCTGGCGAAGGCGCTTTACCAGGAGTTCGGCGGGTCCCTGATGGCGTTCGCACTGCGGCTGACCGGCCACGACCGGCAGTGGGCCGAAGACGTCGTGCAGGAGACCCTGATCAAGGCGTGGCGGAACGCCGACAAGCTCGACCGCCAGCCTGAGATGCTGCGTGCCTGGTTGTTCACGGTGGCCCGGCGTACCGTCATCGACGGCTGGCGCAGCCGCAGCGTCCGGCCCCAGGAGCTCGAGGAGATCGAATCCGACGCGATCGCGGTGTCCGACGAATCGGACCGGACGCTCGCCGCGATGATCGTTTACGAGGCGCTGCAGGGACTTTCGCCCGAGCAGCGGGAGGCCATCCAGCAGACCTACCTGCGCGATCGGACCGTGAACGAGGTCGCGGCGACCCTCGGCGTGCCGCCCGGCACCGTCAAATCCCGCATCCACCACGCCGTCCGCGCGCTGCGCCGGGCCTTGCGCGAGCGGGGGTGA
- a CDS encoding zf-HC2 domain-containing protein encodes MAGSAHTDVAAYVLGVLSEAENTQFEAHLMNCPHCQLDLIELYQLPDVLDLVKRSWPEPPMPAPSPRTLSPGPRVLRGLMEEAAVKRRRRRRIGILAGAAAAAAVIAGPLVTLAVRPADAVPPASLAAPSNKQPPPATSVPATSTPPPAGAQGQPGGGQTYGRGSGGSAVSALVTVSPVEWGSRVELELRGIVGPVKCQLVAVPATGAERVVSSWSVPPKGFGIPGSPEPLRLQGSVSLAMDQISRFEVRGEDGTILVVVQR; translated from the coding sequence GTGGCCGGATCCGCACACACCGACGTCGCCGCGTACGTGCTCGGCGTCCTCAGCGAAGCCGAGAACACCCAGTTCGAAGCCCACCTGATGAACTGCCCGCACTGCCAGCTCGACCTGATCGAGCTCTACCAGCTGCCGGACGTCCTCGACCTCGTCAAGCGCAGCTGGCCTGAGCCCCCGATGCCCGCGCCCAGCCCGCGCACCCTCTCGCCGGGCCCCCGGGTGCTGCGCGGCCTCATGGAAGAGGCCGCCGTCAAGCGCCGCCGCCGTCGCCGGATCGGCATCCTCGCCGGGGCCGCGGCCGCGGCGGCCGTGATCGCCGGCCCGCTGGTGACCCTCGCGGTCCGGCCGGCCGACGCCGTCCCGCCCGCTTCGCTCGCCGCTCCGAGCAACAAGCAGCCGCCGCCGGCGACGAGTGTCCCGGCGACGTCCACCCCGCCGCCCGCGGGCGCTCAAGGCCAGCCCGGCGGCGGCCAGACCTACGGCCGCGGCAGCGGCGGGTCCGCCGTCAGTGCCCTGGTCACCGTTTCGCCGGTGGAGTGGGGCAGCCGCGTCGAGCTCGAGCTGCGCGGCATCGTGGGGCCGGTGAAGTGCCAGCTGGTCGCCGTCCCGGCGACCGGCGCCGAGCGCGTCGTCTCCAGCTGGTCGGTGCCGCCCAAGGGGTTCGGCATCCCCGGCTCGCCCGAACCGTTGCGGCTGCAGGGTTCGGTCTCCCTGGCGATGGACCAGATCAGCCGGTTCGAGGTGCGCGGCGAGGACGGCACGATCCTCGTCGTCGTCCAGCGCTGA
- a CDS encoding DUF1996 domain-containing protein yields MPRNSRPPVTGKHRVARRTKIAMGAIGLAIAVGGLAVAVTAGRTGEASADPADPSFFIDINKVPAGNNVNAALKKKGAQGSFTVNCGTDADGGHQNPDNFIAQPGIKNGAQHLHDYVGNLTTNADSSLKSLLAGGTTCKNGDKSAYFWPVIRVDRGDKEAAQQKNQKAQQQQKGKTGDVQQDKTAQDAQDAQEQRNSQGQGGGGRSGKSAQQQGDQNQNGQQQQRQRNQDQQQNQQDQNKQGQNKNQNQNNQDKANQDKANQDKANQNQAGQAQQAADLGGIQGANKEVGDNDGTIIEPESATLKFIGGGADNVVAMPLGLKILYGDAKQSTNGPANARPSWTCTGFEDRLTDLYPICPAGSKVERIHAFPNCWDGKNTDSANHRTHIVFANQQGKCPQGFKNVPQLQVTLVYNVPQDVQQNGEYKVDAFAQEKHNPRSDHDDFANVMSKQIMGRLVNCVNSGKACAE; encoded by the coding sequence ATGCCCCGGAATTCTCGGCCCCCCGTGACGGGCAAGCATCGTGTCGCCCGCCGAACCAAGATCGCGATGGGTGCGATCGGCCTGGCGATCGCCGTCGGCGGACTCGCCGTCGCGGTCACCGCGGGCCGCACGGGCGAAGCCAGCGCTGACCCCGCGGACCCGTCGTTCTTCATCGACATCAACAAGGTCCCCGCCGGCAACAACGTCAACGCGGCCTTGAAGAAGAAGGGTGCGCAAGGGTCCTTCACCGTCAACTGCGGAACCGACGCCGACGGTGGGCACCAGAACCCGGACAACTTCATCGCCCAGCCCGGGATCAAGAACGGCGCCCAGCACCTGCACGACTACGTCGGCAACCTGACCACCAACGCCGACTCGAGCCTCAAGAGCCTGCTGGCCGGCGGCACCACCTGCAAGAACGGTGACAAGTCCGCCTACTTCTGGCCCGTCATCCGCGTCGACCGCGGGGACAAGGAAGCAGCACAGCAGAAGAACCAGAAGGCCCAGCAGCAGCAGAAGGGCAAGACGGGCGACGTCCAGCAGGACAAGACCGCTCAAGACGCCCAGGACGCCCAGGAGCAGCGCAACAGCCAGGGCCAGGGTGGTGGCGGCCGCTCCGGCAAGAGCGCGCAGCAGCAGGGTGACCAGAACCAGAACGGTCAGCAGCAGCAACGTCAGCGCAACCAGGACCAGCAGCAGAACCAGCAGGACCAGAACAAGCAAGGCCAGAACAAGAACCAGAACCAGAACAACCAGGACAAGGCCAATCAGGACAAGGCCAATCAGGACAAGGCCAATCAGAACCAGGCCGGCCAGGCCCAGCAGGCCGCCGATCTCGGCGGCATCCAGGGTGCGAACAAGGAGGTCGGCGACAACGACGGCACGATCATCGAGCCGGAGTCGGCGACGCTGAAGTTCATCGGCGGCGGCGCGGACAACGTCGTCGCGATGCCGCTCGGCCTGAAGATCCTCTACGGTGACGCCAAGCAGAGCACCAACGGCCCGGCCAACGCCCGGCCGAGCTGGACCTGCACCGGGTTCGAGGACCGGCTCACCGACCTCTACCCGATCTGCCCGGCGGGCAGCAAGGTGGAGCGCATCCACGCCTTCCCGAACTGCTGGGACGGCAAGAACACCGACAGCGCGAACCACCGCACCCACATCGTGTTCGCCAACCAGCAGGGCAAGTGCCCCCAGGGGTTCAAGAACGTGCCGCAGCTGCAGGTCACGCTGGTCTACAACGTCCCGCAGGACGTCCAGCAGAACGGCGAGTACAAAGTGGACGCCTTCGCCCAGGAGAAGCACAACCCGCGGTCCGACCACGACGACTTCGCGAACGTGATGAGCAAGCAGATCATGGGTCGCCTGGTCAACTGCGTCAACTCCGGCAAGGCCTGCGCCGAATAA
- a CDS encoding SCO0930 family lipoprotein: protein MNRARPAVAAPIAVAGLALVAACGTNPYATSGAVQPVVLGAQQQPASAVPAGSTAQLISSTVDGLGTVLADAEGHTLYRYAKDTAEPSKATCAGPCAMTWPPLVSDAPVVAAGVGSGLVGLVTRPDGRKQVTVAGWPVYRYAKDTGPGIALGRAAGADWAAIAPTGEKAGTEPPTLGTTQIDGLGPVLTDTGGHTLYLFTKDGKDSGKSTCDAACAQKWPPLPAEGRTTVADGIAPGLVGRIRRPDGTSQVTVGGWPVYRYAADTGPGVASGHGMGGTWYALEPNGCKADPARRPAVQQAVATSSGGY, encoded by the coding sequence ATGAACCGTGCTCGCCCGGCTGTTGCCGCACCGATCGCCGTTGCCGGACTCGCGCTGGTCGCGGCCTGCGGGACCAACCCGTACGCCACGTCCGGTGCCGTCCAGCCGGTGGTGCTCGGGGCGCAGCAGCAGCCGGCGAGCGCGGTCCCGGCCGGCTCCACGGCCCAGCTGATTTCCTCCACTGTGGACGGACTGGGCACGGTGCTGGCCGACGCGGAAGGGCACACGCTCTACCGCTACGCGAAGGACACGGCCGAACCGTCGAAGGCGACCTGCGCCGGTCCGTGCGCGATGACGTGGCCGCCGCTGGTCTCCGACGCCCCGGTGGTCGCCGCCGGGGTGGGCAGTGGGCTGGTCGGCCTGGTCACCCGGCCCGACGGCCGCAAGCAGGTGACGGTGGCCGGCTGGCCGGTCTACCGGTACGCGAAGGACACCGGGCCGGGCATCGCGCTCGGCCGGGCGGCCGGCGCGGACTGGGCGGCGATCGCGCCGACGGGGGAGAAGGCGGGCACCGAGCCGCCGACCCTCGGCACGACGCAGATCGACGGCCTCGGGCCCGTCCTCACCGACACCGGCGGCCACACGCTCTACCTCTTCACCAAGGACGGCAAGGATTCCGGAAAGTCCACTTGCGACGCAGCCTGCGCGCAGAAGTGGCCACCGCTGCCTGCCGAGGGTCGCACCACCGTCGCCGACGGCATCGCCCCCGGACTGGTCGGCCGCATCCGCCGGCCGGACGGCACGAGCCAGGTGACGGTCGGCGGCTGGCCGGTGTACCGCTACGCCGCGGACACCGGGCCGGGAGTGGCATCCGGCCACGGCATGGGCGGCACCTGGTACGCCCTGGAGCCCAACGGCTGCAAGGCGGACCCGGCCCGCAGGCCGGCGGTCCAGCAGGCAGTGGCGACCTCCTCAGGCGGGTACTGA
- a CDS encoding Lrp/AsnC family transcriptional regulator, translating into MSEESAMLAEQDLKLADALQAAPRASWSTLGDALGLGAVTVSRHWDTLVERGHAWLTAYAGGELIERLAPAFVAIDCEPGAVFPVAAALAADVHVATVEYVAGPCDLLAHVVAPSLRELGAHVAGRVAAVPGVARVRTTLSPRVFTEGSRWRVRAISPGQREALSAKPARRRAPLRFDAADRALILALGADARASAAALAASLGVGATTVRRRLDGLLGRGAIRIRCEIARSVSPAPVTVTLWLRVPPDKLETTARSLAMLPEVRMCAALTGAANLMLVLWLPSSPDVLSVEAHLAAKLPWLEITGRAVTLRTVKLMGRLLDSGGRATGRVPLDFWAAVPVPEHGDRSVHRSGG; encoded by the coding sequence ATGAGCGAAGAATCCGCCATGCTGGCCGAGCAAGACCTCAAACTGGCCGACGCCCTCCAGGCCGCACCGCGGGCGTCGTGGTCGACGCTCGGGGACGCGCTCGGCCTGGGCGCGGTGACGGTGTCCCGCCACTGGGACACGCTGGTGGAGCGCGGGCACGCCTGGCTCACCGCCTACGCGGGCGGCGAGCTGATCGAGCGGCTGGCGCCGGCGTTCGTCGCGATCGACTGCGAGCCCGGGGCGGTATTTCCGGTAGCCGCTGCGTTGGCGGCGGACGTCCACGTGGCCACGGTCGAGTACGTGGCCGGGCCGTGCGATCTGCTCGCCCACGTCGTCGCGCCGTCCTTGCGGGAGCTGGGGGCGCACGTGGCGGGCCGGGTGGCGGCGGTCCCCGGCGTGGCGCGGGTGCGGACGACGCTGTCCCCGCGGGTGTTCACCGAGGGCAGCCGGTGGCGGGTGCGGGCGATCTCACCGGGTCAGCGTGAGGCGTTGTCGGCGAAGCCGGCTCGCCGGCGGGCACCGCTGCGGTTCGACGCGGCGGACCGGGCCCTGATCCTGGCGCTGGGCGCGGACGCCCGGGCGTCGGCGGCGGCGCTGGCGGCCTCGCTCGGCGTCGGGGCGACGACGGTGCGCCGCCGGCTGGACGGGCTGCTCGGCCGGGGCGCGATCCGCATCCGCTGCGAGATCGCGCGGTCGGTGTCGCCGGCGCCGGTCACGGTGACGCTGTGGCTGCGGGTGCCGCCGGACAAGCTGGAGACGACGGCCCGGTCGCTGGCGATGCTGCCGGAGGTCCGCATGTGCGCGGCGTTGACCGGGGCGGCGAACCTGATGTTGGTGCTGTGGCTGCCGTCGTCACCCGACGTGCTTTCCGTGGAGGCGCACCTGGCGGCGAAGCTGCCGTGGCTGGAGATCACCGGCCGGGCGGTGACGCTGAGGACCGTCAAGCTGATGGGCCGGTTGCTCGACTCCGGGGGCCGGGCAACCGGCCGGGTGCCGCTGGACTTCTGGGCCGCGGTCCCCGTGCCGGAGCACGGGGACCGCAGCGTTCACCGGTCCGGGGGATGA
- a CDS encoding M20 metallopeptidase family protein encodes MTLRSDAAAVLDDLQALRRDLHRIPEIGLHLPRTQERVLTALDGLPLEITLGKNLSSITAVLRGGRPGKTGTVLLRGDMDALPVTEASGEEFTSTLDGAMHACGHDLHTAGLVGAARLLAARRHDLPGDVVFMFQPGEEGWDGAGHMIDEGVLTASGRHVDAAYGLHVSAASYAKGHFTTRPGTLMAASGALAVRVRGDGGHGSSPHDARDPIPAACEMVTALQTMVTRTFDVFDPVVVTVGSFHAGTRRNIIPDDAVFEATLRSFSPEVAARVGERAEQVCRGIAQAHGLDIEVAYEPEYPATVNDAGAYDFVAATIRDVFGEERFTEMADPITGSEDFSRVLERVPGAYLFLGACPADPASAPDNHSPRARFDDSVLGDGAALLAELAVRRLALLAG; translated from the coding sequence ATGACCCTGCGCTCCGACGCCGCCGCCGTGCTCGACGACCTGCAGGCCCTGCGCCGCGACCTGCACCGCATCCCCGAGATCGGCCTCCACCTGCCGCGCACCCAGGAGCGGGTCCTCACCGCCCTCGACGGTCTGCCGCTCGAAATCACCCTCGGCAAGAACCTGTCGTCGATCACCGCCGTTCTCCGCGGAGGACGGCCAGGCAAGACCGGCACCGTCCTCCTGCGCGGCGACATGGACGCGCTCCCGGTCACCGAGGCCAGCGGCGAAGAGTTCACCTCGACCCTCGACGGCGCCATGCACGCCTGCGGCCACGACCTCCACACGGCGGGCCTGGTCGGCGCGGCCCGCCTGCTCGCCGCCCGCCGGCACGACCTCCCCGGCGACGTCGTCTTCATGTTCCAGCCCGGCGAAGAGGGCTGGGACGGCGCCGGCCACATGATCGACGAAGGCGTGCTGACGGCGTCCGGCAGGCACGTCGACGCCGCGTACGGCCTGCACGTTTCGGCCGCGAGCTACGCGAAGGGCCACTTCACCACCCGGCCGGGCACGCTGATGGCCGCCTCGGGCGCCCTCGCGGTCCGGGTGCGGGGCGACGGCGGCCACGGCTCGTCCCCGCACGACGCCCGCGACCCCATCCCGGCGGCCTGCGAGATGGTGACCGCCCTGCAGACGATGGTCACGCGCACCTTCGACGTCTTCGACCCGGTCGTGGTCACCGTCGGCTCGTTCCACGCCGGCACCCGGCGCAACATCATCCCGGACGACGCGGTGTTCGAGGCGACGCTGCGGTCGTTCTCGCCGGAAGTCGCGGCGCGGGTGGGCGAGCGGGCGGAGCAGGTCTGCCGCGGGATCGCCCAGGCCCACGGCCTCGACATCGAAGTCGCCTACGAACCCGAGTACCCGGCGACGGTCAACGACGCCGGCGCCTACGACTTCGTGGCCGCCACGATCCGCGACGTCTTCGGCGAGGAACGCTTCACCGAGATGGCCGATCCGATCACCGGTTCGGAGGATTTCTCCCGGGTCCTCGAACGGGTTCCCGGCGCGTACCTCTTCCTCGGCGCGTGCCCGGCCGACCCGGCGAGCGCGCCGGACAACCACTCGCCGCGCGCCCGTTTCGACGACAGCGTGCTCGGTGACGGCGCCGCGCTGCTGGCCGAGCTCGCCGTCCGCCGGCTCGCACTCCTGGCCGGGTGA
- a CDS encoding metal-dependent hydrolase family protein — MTRTVFTGGSVFDGTGADPAPADVVVEHGRIIDVGTGLDGDERVDCAGTVLLPGLFDCHVHVTISDIGLLSRVQKPFSYQFYEAARNLWATLGLGITTVRDAAGADLGIKQAVDDGLIPGPRLQISIGLISPTGGHGDAWNPSGLCVPLMVPHPGRPETTVDGPDEMRRVARTLLRAGADVLKVCTTGGVLSPRDDPRHAQFTPEELDVLVTEAAMQGRPVMAHAQGAAGIKNAVRAGARSIEHGIYLDDEAIELMLGHGTWLVPTLIAPVNVVRAADAGVDLPAAVVAKAREVVEAHRDSLRRAYAAGVRIAMGTDSGVGPHGTNLEELALMAACGMTPGDVLEATTSSAARLMGLDGELGRLAPGLRADVVVVAGDPYDFPALASNIREVWKDGIRVV, encoded by the coding sequence GTGACGCGCACGGTGTTCACCGGCGGCTCGGTCTTCGACGGCACCGGCGCGGACCCGGCACCGGCCGACGTCGTCGTCGAGCACGGCCGGATCATCGACGTCGGGACCGGCCTGGACGGCGACGAGCGTGTCGACTGCGCCGGCACGGTGCTGCTGCCCGGGCTGTTCGACTGCCACGTGCACGTGACGATCTCGGACATCGGCCTGCTGTCCCGGGTGCAGAAGCCGTTCTCCTACCAGTTCTACGAAGCCGCGCGGAACCTGTGGGCGACCCTCGGGCTCGGGATCACGACGGTCCGCGACGCGGCGGGCGCGGACCTCGGCATCAAGCAGGCGGTGGACGACGGGCTGATCCCCGGCCCGCGGCTGCAGATCTCGATCGGCCTGATCAGCCCGACCGGCGGCCACGGCGACGCGTGGAACCCCTCGGGGCTGTGCGTGCCGCTGATGGTCCCGCACCCGGGCCGGCCCGAGACCACGGTCGACGGTCCCGACGAGATGCGCCGGGTGGCCAGGACGCTGCTGCGCGCGGGCGCGGACGTGCTCAAGGTGTGCACGACCGGCGGCGTGCTGTCCCCGCGCGACGACCCGCGGCACGCGCAGTTCACGCCGGAGGAGCTGGACGTCCTGGTGACGGAGGCGGCGATGCAGGGCCGCCCGGTGATGGCGCACGCCCAGGGTGCGGCGGGCATCAAGAACGCGGTCCGCGCGGGCGCGCGTTCGATCGAGCACGGGATCTACCTGGACGACGAAGCGATCGAGCTGATGCTCGGCCACGGAACCTGGCTGGTACCGACGCTGATCGCCCCGGTCAACGTGGTCCGCGCGGCCGACGCGGGCGTCGACCTCCCGGCGGCGGTGGTGGCGAAGGCGCGTGAAGTGGTGGAGGCGCACCGAGACTCGCTCCGCCGCGCGTATGCGGCGGGCGTCCGGATCGCGATGGGCACGGACAGCGGCGTGGGGCCGCACGGGACGAACCTCGAGGAGCTGGCCCTGATGGCGGCGTGCGGGATGACGCCGGGCGACGTCCTGGAGGCGACGACGTCGTCGGCGGCCCGGTTGATGGGCCTGGACGGCGAGCTGGGCCGGCTCGCGCCGGGGCTGCGGGCCGACGTAGTGGTGGTGGCCGGGGACCCGTACGACTTCCCGGCGCTGGCGTCGAACATCCGCGAGGTCTGGAAGGACGGCATCCGGGTCGTCTGA
- a CDS encoding alpha/beta fold hydrolase yields MISESRCPVEDGELLVRRGGEGPALLLIAGGTGSGDAYRALAKQLYAEYTVITYDRRGHFGSTDTTTGPVPVSLQADDALAVLDHAAGGPAQVFGSSAGALIGLDLVARHPDRVTTLVAHEPPAVHLMPDAGGWLEAAAEQVRLARSGELMAAVTRFADAIAGAALPNLPNLRLPHEAEWIRLFDRELTEFFDYLPDLRALRKAPTEIFPVAGEGSRGRYHYQPAKILALELGLPFTELPGSHLAPQRNPAKFAAALKDLLNPEL; encoded by the coding sequence ATGATCTCGGAAAGCCGTTGCCCGGTGGAGGACGGTGAGCTCCTCGTCCGCCGCGGCGGCGAGGGCCCGGCACTGCTGCTGATCGCGGGCGGCACCGGATCGGGCGACGCCTACCGCGCGCTGGCGAAGCAGCTGTACGCGGAGTACACCGTGATCACCTACGACCGCCGCGGCCACTTCGGCAGCACGGACACGACGACGGGCCCGGTCCCGGTTTCCCTGCAGGCGGACGACGCACTGGCCGTCCTCGACCACGCGGCCGGCGGCCCGGCGCAGGTGTTCGGCTCCAGCGCGGGCGCCCTGATCGGCCTCGACCTCGTCGCCCGGCACCCGGACCGCGTGACGACGCTGGTCGCGCACGAACCCCCGGCGGTGCACCTGATGCCGGATGCGGGCGGCTGGCTCGAAGCGGCGGCGGAACAGGTCCGGCTGGCCCGTTCGGGTGAGCTGATGGCGGCGGTGACGCGCTTCGCGGACGCGATCGCGGGCGCGGCCCTGCCGAACCTGCCGAACCTGCGCCTCCCCCACGAAGCCGAGTGGATCCGGCTGTTCGACCGCGAGCTGACGGAGTTCTTCGACTACCTGCCGGATCTGCGGGCGCTGCGGAAGGCGCCCACGGAGATCTTCCCGGTGGCGGGCGAGGGCAGCCGGGGCCGGTACCACTACCAGCCGGCGAAGATCCTGGCGCTGGAGCTGGGTTTGCCGTTCACCGAGCTGCCGGGGTCGCACCTGGCGCCGCAGCGGAACCCGGCGAAGTTCGCCGCGGCGCTGAAGGACCTGCTGAACCCGGAGCTCTGA
- a CDS encoding steroid 3-ketoacyl-CoA thiolase: MGVPVIVEAVRTPIGKRNGLLAGLHAAELLGAAQLALLDRAGIDPALVEQLIGGCVTQAGEQSNNVTRTAWLHAGLPETAGATTIDAQCGSAQQATHLIAGLIAADAIEAGVACGVEAMSRVPLGTNRAGASPRPSSWSIDLPNQYGAAERIAVRRGLTREDVDAFGAASQQKAAAAWEAGHFDREVVPVKAPVLSASGDPTGETRLVARDQGLRETTVGGLARLKPVVEDGIHTAGTSSQISDGAAALLLMDADRAAALGLRPRARIVAQALVGAEPYYHLDGPIRATERVLSRAGMTVGDVDLFEVNEAFASVALSWQQVVSPDPSRVNVNGGAIALGHPVGSTGARLLTTALHELERRDASTALVTMCAGGALATASIIERL; this comes from the coding sequence ATGGGCGTGCCGGTCATCGTCGAAGCCGTGCGGACCCCGATCGGCAAGCGGAACGGGCTGCTGGCCGGCCTGCACGCGGCCGAGCTGCTGGGCGCCGCGCAGCTCGCCCTGCTGGACCGCGCCGGGATCGACCCGGCCCTCGTCGAGCAGCTCATCGGCGGCTGCGTCACGCAGGCCGGCGAGCAGTCGAACAACGTCACGCGCACGGCGTGGCTGCACGCGGGCCTGCCCGAGACGGCGGGCGCGACGACGATCGACGCCCAGTGCGGCTCGGCGCAGCAGGCCACCCACCTCATCGCCGGCCTGATCGCGGCGGACGCCATCGAAGCCGGCGTCGCGTGCGGGGTCGAGGCGATGAGCCGGGTGCCGCTGGGCACGAACCGGGCCGGCGCTTCACCGCGGCCGTCGTCGTGGTCGATCGACCTGCCCAACCAGTACGGCGCGGCGGAGCGGATCGCGGTCCGGCGCGGGCTGACGCGGGAGGACGTCGACGCGTTCGGCGCGGCGTCCCAGCAGAAGGCGGCGGCCGCCTGGGAGGCGGGCCACTTCGACCGCGAGGTGGTGCCGGTGAAGGCGCCGGTCCTCTCCGCTTCGGGCGATCCGACGGGGGAAACCCGCTTGGTCGCGCGCGACCAGGGCCTGCGCGAGACGACGGTCGGAGGCCTCGCCCGGCTCAAGCCGGTGGTCGAGGACGGCATCCACACGGCGGGCACGTCGTCCCAGATCTCCGACGGCGCGGCGGCCTTGCTCCTGATGGACGCCGACCGGGCCGCGGCGCTGGGTCTGCGTCCCCGGGCGCGGATCGTGGCGCAGGCGCTGGTCGGCGCGGAGCCGTACTACCACCTGGACGGCCCGATCCGCGCGACGGAACGGGTGCTGTCCCGGGCCGGGATGACCGTGGGTGACGTGGACCTGTTCGAGGTGAACGAGGCGTTCGCTTCGGTCGCGTTGTCCTGGCAGCAGGTGGTTTCGCCGGATCCGTCGCGGGTGAACGTCAACGGCGGCGCGATCGCCCTCGGCCACCCGGTGGGCAGCACGGGAGCCCGGTTGCTGACGACGGCGTTGCACGAGCTGGAGCGCCGGGACGCGTCGACGGCACTGGTGACGATGTGCGCGGGCGGCGCGCTGGCCACGGCGTCGATCATCGAGCGGCTCTAG